One segment of Choristoneura fumiferana chromosome 26, NRCan_CFum_1, whole genome shotgun sequence DNA contains the following:
- the LOC141443126 gene encoding uncharacterized protein, whose translation MQDGTDSRVLRSGKKTVSVDTPTTGETTSAETNTWSNGTGTRELDGGSGTQPAVIESHLGDIGIDISLHRDASAPGTVVNMPTRQAISRLELLEAELAAQDAEVVRAQAASAAARSRLEIARVVRANSSDAVPPYEESRLEGWVSNQRVINRQAIAEIRGPLGTVTTHALLDEGSTMTLVERGVADEVIPRGRSEPLTIEGVGGNVVSDSESCRIKLSIRGLCNRNYESMDAHTIDQLNLAPQQVDRELVMRCSHLIEIEDELCYDYAKPTVLIGQDNWHLITSRQLKVGKKDDPVASLTSLGWVLHGKDAMSSRDVARVNHIRASERDDPALAMIREHFSIESLGIEPRRPKADPDERALQLLNTTCKKVGSRFEAGLLWRTDDETMPINRGQALHRLYNLESKLDKNTATKAEYTKQIENLIKNGYAEKVENTPTSPRSWYLPHFAVVHPQKGKLRVVFDAAARTGGKCLNDALLAGPDLLQSLFGVLIRFREGRIAVVADIKEMFLQIKVAEKDRDSLRFLWRGEDRTIAPQEYRMTSLIFGAASSPCIAIHVKNRNANDHSEQYPLVARATERNFYMDDYLGAFDDETIAKQVVDDMYKVHLGASFELRGWASNVPNVVSDVTDMRGSDSTTLGKNETERTLGLMWNHKRDTLSFNVNLRNTPPEVVSGETPPTKRQVTSAVMSLFDPLGFVSPVTVVGKALIQELWRSGIGWDDAVSPEHNEAWRSFITNLQCLRDLEVGRYVPATESKEGELHTFVDASEKIYAAAVYFVSTDSANNKVARLVAGKARVAPLKPISIPRLELQAAVLGSRLADSVKRESDYIIKNNYFWSDSKTVLAWIKSDPRSYKSFVAHRLAEIENLTSPINWRWVPSAENVADDATKGIPASFNAEHRWFRGPAFLVRDPETWPKEKPVSAPLPPSGEERVVKQVLVARKQDSYLPEVARFSSYNKLLRATATVLLAAEAFKAKILNQKMIIKVRNDHLKLAEILLTRRSQRSSFNEEMKRIEAGRPAQKGSTIRKLAVEMKNGIIYLNSRFKEERNRLPVLHAKESLTKLIIHHMHATMNHGNHHIVMNELQQRYHIVGLRGALRYISSKCQWCRAYKGVPSKIPLGDLPQERVTSNQPPFTAAAVDYFGPMYITVGRRHEKRWGALYTCLTTRAVHIELAPSLSASSLILTLRRMMARRGTPTVLYSDNGTNMVGAEREIKEAITASHDQLLDFANSKTMTWKKIPPGAPNQGGAWEILVRSVKTALRATLKEKFPPEEVLHTLLLEAEHLVNSRPLTPVNPILEEEALTPNHFLIGRSNGIAPFGTFSDKQMTPKSWKAAQAMTEAFWARWVTEYRPTLKKRQSCHSEQDPKAKVVM comes from the exons ATGCAGGACGGCACGGACAGCCGTGTGTTACGCTCCGGCAAGAAGACAGTTTCCGTCGACACGCCTACAACTGGCGAGACGACGTCCGCGGAAACAAATACATGGAGTAATGGCACCGGCACTAGAGAATTGGACGGCGGTAGTGGCACGCAACCAGCGGTGATAGAATCACATTTAGGCGACATAGGAATTGATATTTCGTTGCATAGGGACGCGAGTGCTCCGGGCACTGTCGTTAACATGCCTACGAGGCAGGCGATTAGTCGTTTGGAACTATTAGAGGCTGAGCTCGCTGCTCAGGACGCAGAGGTAGTCAGGGCTCAGGCGGCATCCGCAGCTGCCAGAAGTCGCTTGGAGATCGCCCGGGTCGTACGGGCAAACTCCAGCGACGCGGTGCCACCGTATGAGGAGTCACGGCTAGAGGGTTGGGTGTCTAATCAGCGAGTTATTAATAGGCAGGCAATCGCAG AGATTCGCGGTCCATTAGGAACGGTCACGACCCACGCATTGTTGGACGAAGGCTCCACGATGACGTTAGTCGAAAGGGGCGTGGCCGATGAAGTAATACCTAGGGGTCGAAGCGAGCCTCTTACGATCGAGGGAGTGGGGGGTAACGTGGTAAGCGACTCGGAATCGTGTCGAATTAAATTGTCAATTCGCGGCTTGTGTAATCGTAATTACGAGTCAATGGACGCGCATACTATCGATCAGTTGAATCTCGCGCCACAGCAGGTAGATCGCGAGCTAGTAATGCGGTGTAGTCATCTCATTGAAATCGAAGACGAGCTTTGCTACGATTACGCGAAACCGACGGTTTTAATAGGCCAAGACAACTGGCATTTAATTACGTCGCGGCAATTAAAAGTAGGCAAGAAAGACGATCCGGTCGCTAGCTTGACGAGTTTAGGATGGGTCCTTCACGGCAAGGATGCCATGTCGAGCAGAGACGTAGCACGCGTCAACCACATAAGAGCGAGCGAGCGCGACGACCCAGCTCTAGCGATGATAAGAGAGCATTTTAGTATTGAGTCGTTAGGGATCGAGCCCCGTAGGCCGAAAGCCGATCCAGACGAGCGCGCGCTCCAGCTGTTAAATACGACATGTAAAAAGGTAGGCAGTAGGTTCGAAGCCGGCCTACTATGGCGTACAGACGACGAAACGATGCCAATAAATAGGGGCCAAGCGCTTCATCGCCTGTACAACCTCGAATCGAAGTTGGACAAAAACACCGCTACGAAAGCTGAGTACACCAAACAGATCGAAAATCTCATCAAAAACGGTTACGCCGAAAAAGTAGAGAACACGCCCACTTCGCCGCGAAGCTGGTATCTACCGCATTTTGCGGTGGTACATCCTCAGAAGGGCAAGTTACGCGTTGTTTTTGACGCCGCTGCTAGGACGGGAGGTAAATGCCTCAATGACGCGCTCTTAGCAGGTCCGGATCTACTTCAATCGTTGTTTGGCGTACTAATTAGATTTCGCGAAGGTAGGATAGCGGTCGTAGCCGACATAAAGGAAATGTTCCTTCAGATAAAAGTTGCCGAGAAGGACCGTGATAGTTTGCGTTTTCTATGGCGGGGAGAAGATCGCACGATAGCACCGCAAGAGTATAGGATGACGTCGCTCATTTTCGGAGCAGCGTCATCGCCGTGCATCGCGATACACGTCAAGAATAGAAACGCGAACGATCACAGCGAGCAGTATCCGTTAGTTGCCCGGGCAACAGAGCGCAATTTTTATATGGATGACTATTTAGGAGCATTTGACGACGAAACAATCGCTAAGCAAGTAGTCGACGACATGTACAAAGTACATTTAGGCGCCTCTTTTGAGTTACGCGGATGGGCATCGAACGTACCCAATGTTGTTAGCGACGTAACGGACATGAGAGGTAGCGATTCGACTACGCTAGGAAAGAACGAGACAGAACGCACGCTTGGTCTTATGTGGAATCATAAACGCGACACGTTGAGTTTTAACGTTAATTTGCGCAACACGCCGCCAGAGGTCGTAAGCGGTGAGACTCCGCCCACCAAGCGGCAAGTGACGAGCGCAGTTATGTCTCTGTTCGACCCGTTAGGTTTCGTTTCTCCGGTAACAGTGGTAGGTAAGGCTCTCATACAAGAGCTATGGCGTAGCggaataggctgggatgacgccGTGTCCCCAGAACACAACGAAGCGTGGCGCTCCTTCATAACGAACTTGCAATGCCTTAGAGACctggaagtaggtaggtatgtacccGCGACAGAGTCAAAGGAGGGGGAGCTTCACACGTTTGTCGACGCGAGCGAAAAGATTTACGCGGCCGCGGTCTATTTCGTAAGTACCGACTCTGCCAATAATAAAGTTGCGCGTTTAGTGGCGGGCAAAGCCAGGGTGGCCCCGCTCAAGCCAATATCGATACCGCGGCTAGAATTGCAGGCGGCGGTATTGGGTAGTCGGTTGGCAGATTCGGTGAAGCGCGAGTCtgattatataattaaaaataattatttctggTCGGATTCGAAAACCGTGCTTGCATGGATAAAGTCAGACCCGCGCTCCTATAAATCGTTTGTCGCGCATAGGCTTGCGGAAATTGAGAACCTTACCTCTCCGATAAATTGGCGGTGGGTACCCTCTGCCGAGAATGTCGCGGATGACGCGACAAAGGGTATCCCCGCATCGTTCAACGCTGAACATAGATGGTTTCGCGGACCCGCATTTTTAGTTCGCGACCCCGAAACGTGGCCCAAGGAGAAGCCAGTTTCGGCGCCGCTGCCCCCCTCCGGGGAAGAAAGAGTAGTAAAACAGGTACTCGTTGCGCGTAAGCAGGACAGCTATCTGCCAGAAGTAGCGCGTTTTTCAAGCTATAATAAATTGTTGCGTGCCACCGCCACCGTCCTTCTCGCCGCTGAGGCTTTCAAAGCCAAGATACTCAATCAGAAAATGATTATTAAGGTCAGAAACGACCACTTAAAGCTCGCCGAAATACTGTTGACTCGTCGAAGCCAGCGAAGTTCATTCAATGAAGAGATGAAACGGATAGAGGCTGGGCGGCCGGCACAAAAAGGCTCTACAATAAGAAAGCTGGCCGTAGAAATGAAAAATGGCATCATATACTTGAATAGTCGTTTCAAAGAGGAACGAAATAGATTGCCAGTATTGCACGCAAAAGAAAGTTTGACCAAGTTGATAATCCATCACATGCACGCGACCATGAACCACGGCAACCACCACATAGTAATGAATGAGTTGCAGCAACGTTATCACATTGTGGGGTTGCGCGGCGCGCTGCGGTACATAAGCAGTAAATGTCAATGGTGTCGAGCCTACAAAGGGGTACCCAGCAAGATCCCCCTAGGCGACCTACCTCAAGAAAGAGTAACGTCGAATCAACCGCCCTTCACGGCAGCGGCGGTCGATTATTTTGGCCCCATGTATATAACCGTTGGGCGCCGCCATGAAAAACGGTGGGGTGCGCTGTACACTTGCCTCACCACGCGCGCCGTCCATATAGAGTTGGCCCCATCTCTCTCGGCCTCCTCTCTCATATTGACGCTGAGACGCATGATGGCGCGCCGCGGCACCCCGACGGTATTATATAGCGATAACGGCACAAACATGGTGGGCGCTGAACGCGAAATAAAAGAAGCAATCACAGCAAGCCACGATCAGCTGTTAGATTTCGCGAACAGCAAAACAATGACATGGAAGAAGATACCGCCTGGAGCTCCGAATCAGGGCGGGGCGTGGGAGATTTTAGTGCGCTCAGTTAAAaccgcactacgcgccaccctGAAAGAAAAATTTCCCCCAGAAGAGGTGCTCCACACCTTGCTCTTGGAAGCGGAGCACCTAGTCAACTCAAGGCCACTGACGCCGGTGAACCCCATCCTCGAGGAAGAGGCTCTGACCCCCAACCACTTTCTAATTGGGAGGTCAAATGGGATAGCACCGTTTGGGACGTTTTCGGACAAGCAGATGACTCCCAAGTCGTGGAAGGCCGCGCAGGCAATGACTGAGGCGTTCTGGGCGCGATGGGTGACTGAATACCGACCCACTTTGAAGAAGCGGCAAAGTTGTCACTCCGAACAAGATCCAAAA
- the LOC141442606 gene encoding uncharacterized protein, which translates to MTQPAPVQLASTNRTYKRKRRPKKNNRAICLNEQPKSNPVSQNMVEKDGNKENQGPPSTQTLTSQVGTDTDKNIKIDDSEETKVIKCEDTKDNITQFFDTLKYLKKENTDHESVLNNNIDSNFIPQLLVANVKLEGVDCNIVKNEANESRKRKNSRSERRRSKRVKME; encoded by the exons ATGACGCAGCCTGCTCCTGTACAACTTGCATCCACCAATAGAA CATACAAGAGGAAGAGGCGGCCCAAGAAAAATAACCGTGCCATTTGTCTAAATGAACAACCTAAGTCGAATCCTGTTTCCCAAAATATGGTAGAAAAAGACGGCAATAAAGAAAATCAAGGACCTCCAAGTACGCAAACTCTAACGAGCCAAGTTGGGACTGAtacagataaaaatataaaaatcgaTGATTCCGAAGAAACCAAAGTTATTAAATGCGAAGATACAAAGGACAATATTACCCAGTTCTTTGatacactaaaatatttaaagaagGAAAATACCGATCATGAATCTGTTTTGAACAATAATATAGACTCTAATTTTATTCCACAGTTACTAGTAGCTAATGTTAAGCTTGAAGGAGTTGATTGTAACATAGTCAAGAATGAAGCTAATGAAAGTAGAAAACGTAAAAATAGCCGATCCGAGAGGAGACGCTCTAAACGGGTAAAAATGGAGTAG